In Verrucomicrobiia bacterium, the genomic stretch CTGCTCCAGCCGCCGCGTCAGGCGCTCCACCACCTCCGGATGCTCCCGCCAGAGATTCCGCGTCTCCCCCGGATCCCCCGCCAAATCATAAAGCTGCACCTCCGGCAACCCCTGCTGCCGCGCCGCCTCATCCCGCGGCTCCGACCAACCCCCGCTGCCGGGCGTCAGGCATAATTTCCACTGCCGCTCCCGCAGGGCAAACTTGCCGTTGATGGAATGGCACACCAAAGTGTCACGCCGCCCCTTTTCCCCCCGCAACACCGGCAGAAAACTGAGGCTGTCCTCGCCCGCCTTTGGCGGCAGGCTCACCCCCAGCAGCTCGGCGCACGTCGCCAAAAAATCCACCAGGCTCACCAGCTCCCCCGTCGTCGCGCCCGCCGGCGTCACCCCCGGCCACCGCACGATAAACGGCACCCGATGCCCCCCCTCCCAAATGTCCGCCTTGTACCCGCGCCACGGCCCGCTCGGCTCGTGCCCGGCCTCCCGCAGCGCCTTCACGTCCGCCTGCGGCGCGCAGCCGTTGTCACTGGTCAAGATCACCAGCGTGTTGGTGGCCAGCCCGTGCCGGTCCAGCGCCGCCAGCACCTGCCCCACCGCGTCATCCGTTTGCAGCACAAAATCCGCATACGGATTCAACCCGCTCCGCCCCTGCCACGGCTTGGTGGGCACAATCGGCGTATGCGGCGACGCCAGCGCCAGATACAGGAAAAACGGCCGCCCCGCCCGCGCCGCCTCCGCCTGCTGCCCAATCCACGCCACCGCATGCCGCGTAAGCTCCGGCAGCACCTGATCCGCCCGAAACTCCGGCGCCCCCGGCCCCAGCCGCGTGAACGCATTGGTCCGGCCCGGCATCATCGGAAAACGCTTGTTCACCGTCGGCGCCGAAATCACCCGGTCATTCAAAATGAACGTGTACGGCACCATGTCCAGCGAGCCTGCAATGCCAAAGAATTCATGAAATCCCGCCTGCAACGGCCCCCGCGCGATCGGCAGCAGATAATCCACACTCCCATGATGCTCGGCCGTCTCAATCCCGTTGGCCGGCGGCGCCGGTCGGCCCGGCACCCGCACCCAGTCCAGCCCCAAATGCCACTTCCCCACCACCGCCGTCTGATATCCCTGCCGCTGCAGCAGCTCCCCCACCGTCAGCCGCCCCGGCTCAATCAGCGAAGGCGAAAGACCCCCCAGCACCCCCGTCTGCAGCCGCGTGCGCCACGCATACCGCCCCGTCAACAGACTGTAGCGCGTGGGCGTGCACACCGAGGACGTGGTGTGCGCGTCGGTGAACCGCAGCCCCTCGGCCGCCAGCCGGTCCATGTGCGGCGTCTTGATTTTACCCTGCGGATGGTAGCAGCTCCCATCCCCATCCCCCAGACCATCGCACAAAATAAACACCAGGTTGGGTTTGCCGGCCCCGCCCGCCCCCCCGGCCACGAGCAGACCCGCCAGCACCGCGCACCACATGAGGATTCTCATGCCTTGCATGTAACGCCTGCCCC encodes the following:
- a CDS encoding arylsulfatase, encoding GRRYMQGMRILMWCAVLAGLLVAGGAGGAGKPNLVFILCDGLGDGDGSCYHPQGKIKTPHMDRLAAEGLRFTDAHTTSSVCTPTRYSLLTGRYAWRTRLQTGVLGGLSPSLIEPGRLTVGELLQRQGYQTAVVGKWHLGLDWVRVPGRPAPPANGIETAEHHGSVDYLLPIARGPLQAGFHEFFGIAGSLDMVPYTFILNDRVISAPTVNKRFPMMPGRTNAFTRLGPGAPEFRADQVLPELTRHAVAWIGQQAEAARAGRPFFLYLALASPHTPIVPTKPWQGRSGLNPYADFVLQTDDAVGQVLAALDRHGLATNTLVILTSDNGCAPQADVKALREAGHEPSGPWRGYKADIWEGGHRVPFIVRWPGVTPAGATTGELVSLVDFLATCAELLGVSLPPKAGEDSLSFLPVLRGEKGRRDTLVCHSINGKFALRERQWKLCLTPGSGGWSEPRDEAARQQGLPEVQLYDLAGDPGETRNLWREHPEVVERLTRRLEQVVQEGRSTPGPRQANAVPVDIWKRPAKPAGAPKVEPRPAAAPASGSPTGGAG